The Setaria viridis chromosome 6, Setaria_viridis_v4.0, whole genome shotgun sequence genome contains a region encoding:
- the LOC117860025 gene encoding homeobox protein knotted-1-like 13 isoform X1 — protein MAFHGHLPHEMSMPQLGADDAAAAAAAAAAGAGGGGPPAWMRYGDGSFLHLQTTSDSSASPSAAAAAAAAAGLQWNMGGAGKDAVAAMGAGVVAAGGAEEPEADAARCKAEVLAHPLYEQLLSAHVACLRIATPVDQLPRIDAQLAQSQGVVVKYSGLATAAAGDDGRELDQFMTHYVLLLCSFKEQLQQHVRVHAMEAVMACWELEQNLQSLTGASPGEGTGATMSDGEDDQAGSEGNIYDPGLDSPDTMGFGPLVPTESERSLMERVRQELKHELKQGYKEKLIDIREEILRKRRAGKLPGDTTSTLKAWWQSHSKWPYPTEEDKARLVQETGLQLKQINNWFINQRKRNWHSNPSSSSTNAKSKRKSNAGDGNS, from the exons ATGGCGTTCCACGGTCACCTCCCGCACGAGATGTCCATGCCTCAGCTCGGCGCGGACGACGCTGCcgcggctgctgcggctgcggcggctggggccggcggaggcgggccgCCCGCGTGGATGCGGTACGGCGACGGGAGCTTCCTGCACCTGCAGACGACGTCGGACTCCTCGGCTtcgccgtcggccgcggcggctgcagccgccgcggcggggctgCAGTGGAACATGGGCGGAGCAGGCAAGGACGCGGTCGCGGCGATGGGCGCCGGCGTGGTCGCGGCAGGAGGCGCGGAGGAGCCCgaggcggacgcggcgcggtGCAAGGCGGAGGTGCTGGCGCACCCGCTGTACGAGCAGCTGCTCTCGGCGCACGTGGCGTGCCTCCGCATCGCCACGCCCGTGGACCAGCTCCCCCGCATCGACGCGCAGCTCGCGCAGTCGCAGGGTGTCGTCGTCAAGTACTCCGGCCTCGCtaccgccgcggccggggacgaCGGCCGCGAGCTCGACCAGTTCATG ACGCACTATGTCTTGCTACTTTGTTCATTCAAAGAACAACTACAACAGCATGTTCGTGTTCACGCAATGGAAGCAGTGATGGCTTGTTGGGAACTTGAACAGAATCTGCAGAGTTTGACAG GTGCCTCGCCGGGTGAGGGCACGGGTGCAACCATGTCTGATGGTGAAGATGATCAGGCTGGTAGTGAGGGTAACATATATGATccaggcttggacagtcctgaTACTATGGGCTTTGGCCCGCTTGTTCCCACAGAAAGTGAACGGTCCCTAATGGAACGTGTTCGTCAAGAGCTAAAGCACGAGCTCAAGCAG GGTTACAAAGAGAAGCTTATAGACATTCGAGAAGAAATTCTTCGCAAACGACGAGCAGGAAAGCTGCCAGGAGATACAACTTCTACACTGAAAGCTTGGTGGCAGTCTCATTCGAAGTGGCCATACCCAACA GAGGAAGACAAAGCTCGGCTAGTTCAAGAAACTGGGCTACAGCTAAAGCAGATCAACAATTGGTTCATCAACCAAAGGAAAAGGAACTGGCATAGTAACCCATCTTCATCATCCACCAATGCCAAAAGCAAACGCAAAAG CAACGCAGGTGATGGCAATTCATAG
- the LOC117860025 gene encoding homeobox protein knotted-1-like 13 isoform X2, with the protein MAFHGHLPHEMSMPQLGADDAAAAAAAAAAGAGGGGPPAWMRYGDGSFLHLQTTSDSSASPSAAAAAAAAAGLQWNMGGAGKDAVAAMGAGVVAAGGAEEPEADAARCKAEVLAHPLYEQLLSAHVACLRIATPVDQLPRIDAQLAQSQGVVVKYSGLATAAAGDDGRELDQFMTHYVLLLCSFKEQLQQHVRVHAMEAVMACWELEQNLQSLTGASPGEGTGATMSDGEDDQAGSEGNIYDPGLDSPDTMGFGPLVPTESERSLMERVRQELKHELKQGYKEKLIDIREEILRKRRAGKLPGDTTSTLKAWWQSHSKWPYPTEEDKARLVQETGLQLKQINNWFINQRKRNWHSNPSSSSTNAKSKRKR; encoded by the exons ATGGCGTTCCACGGTCACCTCCCGCACGAGATGTCCATGCCTCAGCTCGGCGCGGACGACGCTGCcgcggctgctgcggctgcggcggctggggccggcggaggcgggccgCCCGCGTGGATGCGGTACGGCGACGGGAGCTTCCTGCACCTGCAGACGACGTCGGACTCCTCGGCTtcgccgtcggccgcggcggctgcagccgccgcggcggggctgCAGTGGAACATGGGCGGAGCAGGCAAGGACGCGGTCGCGGCGATGGGCGCCGGCGTGGTCGCGGCAGGAGGCGCGGAGGAGCCCgaggcggacgcggcgcggtGCAAGGCGGAGGTGCTGGCGCACCCGCTGTACGAGCAGCTGCTCTCGGCGCACGTGGCGTGCCTCCGCATCGCCACGCCCGTGGACCAGCTCCCCCGCATCGACGCGCAGCTCGCGCAGTCGCAGGGTGTCGTCGTCAAGTACTCCGGCCTCGCtaccgccgcggccggggacgaCGGCCGCGAGCTCGACCAGTTCATG ACGCACTATGTCTTGCTACTTTGTTCATTCAAAGAACAACTACAACAGCATGTTCGTGTTCACGCAATGGAAGCAGTGATGGCTTGTTGGGAACTTGAACAGAATCTGCAGAGTTTGACAG GTGCCTCGCCGGGTGAGGGCACGGGTGCAACCATGTCTGATGGTGAAGATGATCAGGCTGGTAGTGAGGGTAACATATATGATccaggcttggacagtcctgaTACTATGGGCTTTGGCCCGCTTGTTCCCACAGAAAGTGAACGGTCCCTAATGGAACGTGTTCGTCAAGAGCTAAAGCACGAGCTCAAGCAG GGTTACAAAGAGAAGCTTATAGACATTCGAGAAGAAATTCTTCGCAAACGACGAGCAGGAAAGCTGCCAGGAGATACAACTTCTACACTGAAAGCTTGGTGGCAGTCTCATTCGAAGTGGCCATACCCAACA GAGGAAGACAAAGCTCGGCTAGTTCAAGAAACTGGGCTACAGCTAAAGCAGATCAACAATTGGTTCATCAACCAAAGGAAAAGGAACTGGCATAGTAACCCATCTTCATCATCCACCAATGCCAAAAGCAAACGCAAAAG GTGA
- the LOC117861778 gene encoding uncharacterized protein, with protein MRLTAASHVWGSGGVDDGEMQSRTKTARSEQYSSAASSAATSSLLVWPAALYASVMYDAVFGMLSMGAVLAMVARAMLVLLEFASQPQQSLVVEGRHATQDIARLTLRVLLFTTLLLGRSWRSLIMEGRRAMQDIAGLALRVVLCEDNTITALCATASFTTLLLGQSRWSLVMEGRRATWDIAGLVLRVLLREGNAVAMLLLD; from the exons ATGCGGCTGACAGCGGCGTCACATGTGTGGGGCAGCGGGGGCGTGGATGATGGCGAGATGCAATCGAGGACGAAGACAGCACGGTCGGAGCAG tactcctccgccgcctcatccgccgccacctcgtcgcTCCTAGTGTGGCCCGCGGCGTTGTACGCTTCGGTGATGTACGACGCCGTGTTCGGGATGCTCTCCATGGGCGCCGTGCTGGCCATGGTGGCGCGCGCCATGCTGGTGCTACTGGAGTTCGCGAGCCAGCCCCAGCAGTCCCTCGTTGTGGAGGGCCGCCACGCCACGCAGGACATCGCGAGGCTCACGCTCCGCGTCCTGCT CTTCACCACGCTCCTCCTTGGCCGGTCCTGGCGGTCCCTCATCATGGAGGGCCGCCGTGCCATGCAGGACATCGCGGGGCTCGCACTCCGCGTCGTGCTGTGCGAGGACAACACCATCACTGCGCTCTGCGCCACTGCAAGCTTCACCACGCTCCTTCTTGGCCAATCCCGGTGGTCCCTCGTCATGGAGGGTCGTCGTGCCACGTGGGACATCGCGGGGCTCGTGCTCCGCGTCCTTTTGCGCGAGGGCAATGCCGTCGCCATGCTTCTCCTTGACTAG